The following is a genomic window from Pseudochaenichthys georgianus chromosome 9, fPseGeo1.2, whole genome shotgun sequence.
GGGCGTCTAGTAGGCTGAGCATTTTTAACCAAGTACCCTTTATATCACATCTCGCAAACTATATACATCTTTGACTCATTAATGACTTGTGTTAAGGGTTGTCAGATTGTGTTGTCTGTTCAGTGGGTTTTGCTCTCTTTGAACCTTCAGTGCCGggctccctcttcttcttcctcttctgccCTTCCTCTTGTCTGAATTGGTGCCTGTTCAAAAAACAAAAGTCATATTCACACACAGAGACCAGTGGAGTTAATAAACTGGGATGAAGATCACACATTATGTgtcttttttaacatttttctAACAGATTATTATTAGGATTCTAGTAACAATATAACTATGTGTATGCAAGTATTCTgatgaaatactatatgtaaCAAATAAAAGTGTTAGGTTTGTACATTTTGGCAGCTGCTTAAATACTATTGGGATGATAGAAATTGTGCTGCTGCCATAATTATTCGTAACATATATAAACGTTGCCTCCAGACAGTAGAATGAGGATAGGGTTGTCTCCATTCGCTTTCAGGCAGTAGTTTTCTCAAACAACTTGATTGGATGATGTtggattatttcaaaaaaattgATCTTTTGATTGTCCTTTATACTGTAGATATGTACATAGAGTTGCTGctgtttattgttttgattTACATTTCAGTTCAATTTATTTAGTTTGTACTTTCTTCCACATTTAAAGATTTTAATGCCTGTAAActttgctgctgcaacaaaaacagacagacagaatacGTCTGTCCGTctatccgtccgtccgtctgtctatctgtccatctatctgtccgtccgtccgtccgtccgtctgtctgtctgtctgtctgtctgtctgtctgcctgcccgTCTGTCTATCTATTCATCTATCGATCTATCTAATCAAGTGTGGACTGAGCTGGGTATGAAGGTATTTTCAAGTCCAGAAGCTCAAACATGATATATCAAACCTTAACTTAAGGGCTGTGTGTTTATATAATACATGGGACATTGAGAGAAGAGTCTTATATCATGATCTAGGTGTGATGAAGAGTGATCTCACCTGGACTGCCAGCGCCGGCCACTGTTCCACACTCTACCAAAGGAGGGAAGCCAGTTGGCGTCTGTCTGTGAGCTGTGATCAAAGTTGGCTCCCACTCTGTTCGGGGGAAGCTTCTTCAGCTTCTCTTGCTCctctggtaaaagaaaaacgaGGACATTTTATGTATACTCCAATAATTGAGAGATTTGAGTTCCTTAAGTGTTCATGGATTTAACATTTGAATTATTAAGGCTGATTATAATAAATCACAGCTACCTGGTTAAGTGTTGTGACAGCAGCCATGGAAATCATCATTAAGGCTGGAAAATGTCTTCGGCAAAATGAAATGCTCAGCTCACGCAACTTAAAAAGAACTGAGGGATTCTTACTCTGTTTGAGGAACCCTTGGAGCGAAGGCCCGATCTCTGGATGTGCTGCGGCACCAGAGGTCCCCTCCAGAGGATCTTCCTGGAGCCAAGGAGGCACGGCACCTATGGCACATAAAAGCTTTATGCTTATTCTTCATCAATCCATGAACTTAGATCATAGATGCTAAAGATGCAGGGTTTATGCAGCTTTGTACCTTTGACAATCATGGAAAACAACTAaatcaaataatacaaatgttctgccattaatttaaaaaaaagaaactcGTTTTATGTAATGCTTTGTGAAGAACAATAATTCTGGAGCTGGAATTATTTTCCAAAATGGAGTTTGCTAATGAAAAGTAGATATTTTCCGTCTTCGATATGATATTAAACTGAAATCTTCAGATCACACACATTATACAGTAAAAGTAATAAATGAGGCGCACATTTCCCTTCATTGATTAAAGGTAGGATGCATCAGGATCGGAAAATACCGGGATTCTCAAAACATACGCATACCTAATAGTaataattccccccccccccactcgcCTCTATGTATGTTTCCAATGTGCTCTGGGCATTTCTGCAGATACTTTGTTATTTCATCAATTCATATATTACTGTACCTGTATGAACATTTCCTCTGTTTGAAGTATCCTGTAACTGCAATAAGAGAGCAAGTGAGTCGATGTGAGAAGAAATACAACATTAAAAACAATCCAATCATAGACATAAAATGCTTTTTCAATGAGAGCTGTGCAGCTACCTGATAGCCTATGAAGGTCAGGCCTTGTCCTGTTGCCGCTCGCGGTGCCTTGACCATTGACTGAACAAAGCTGCTCCTTGCCTGCTGGTCTGATCCCTGAAGTGTAAACTGAGAGCTGTTCCCAAGACAACAAGACGAATCCCAAAACATCAAAAGTCaagcaatcaatgtttatttatatagcccaatatcacaaatgttacatttgtctcagtggtcttcacagtgtgtacagaatatcagtatgacaatactatAAAAGTCATTTCAATTGCTACTGATAATACAATGCAAAAAAGTTTGAAATGTCATCGGTAGATAGTGTTACCTGACGGTTTCCTCAGCAGACAAGTCTGTTCCATTGGCTCCATTGAACAGCTCCGACTCTGCCTCACGCTGATATTGATTCAGGAAAAGCCAACAGTGGTTCACAGAGGAAGTCTGAGCACTAATTATGCTTCACACTACGTTTCCAAAAATTCTAACATAAACCGCTCTTTATTCAGATATTTTTTTCTCTCTTACAAATTCAGCCATTTTCACTCTCTTGGATTGGAACTAAAATGCTTTTTTGACTATAatatgcgggggggggggggaactcaCCACATGCAAtatttcaacaacaacaatattacTACTATACCAGGATCTAATTACCTACTATGGCAGTTACAATCATTTGGCTGGAAAACTGTTATTTTTTTTAGTTACTTATAATCatcataaaaataaataataaacctGCCAAGGCCACAGTGATGGATACTGCCAATGCATCCTTGGAAAACAAACCTCTAAAAGAGACTGAAGGACCTCTTGGCGATTCTTCTCCTGTGTCCGGATATAATCAGCTTGCTGCAACCATGATGAAAAAGAGAACAAGAAAATAAATAGGTTTAAGTTCTCACTGATCCTGTGAAATACCACTCACTGGATGTAGCGATGGAGATCTCCTGAATTGATCACGATCATCAGGTCAAAATATCCAATACTTTAGTGCCAAGTAGCAAATATTTGCATGCTTGTATGGCAGGTTAAATTAGATGGTGACTATAGTGACCTTCTTTATATCAGCATTGTTTTTGCAAGCATGCTGATGTTTTTATAAAGCTCTAAGCCATACTATGTCGAAGTACAGATTCATAGAGCCACTGGTATGGCTGTAGACTCACAGCTTTGTTGAGTAATAGAggttattgtaaaaaaaaagtatgtTTGCATCACCTGTTTAATGAATTCATCCTCCTGCTCCACAAATGATTCCAACGCTTTTGCCACCTCAACTTTAAAcctaaacaaaaataaacaatgATCTTCAATTGTCCAAACACACTGTATGAATATACATTTTTGTATCAGCCAGACCTACCTTTCGGTTTCCTCTTCTGTGACGATGACTTTGTCTCTTAACTTGGGGTCGGCCTTATTCTCCCACCAGAACTTGTGAGTATTCCTCCTGTGCTCGGGGCTAAAACcagatacattttttaaaagtgTAAGAATTTCCTGAAACGATCTCCTGGATTAGGTAAAAAGGgatgttttaaaaacattttataaataAGACGGATTGATGATGCTGATGATATAAAAACAATTTATTATGTCTCAAGCCTTTGTAAAAGTATGTCAGCAAATATAAATGAGTAAGTGTTGATTGTGCTTACCCACTACTTTGACTTAATGTACATTTTAATTGGCATAACAAAAGAAAACCATAATAATAatgcttttaaataaaaagattGTTAACTGGCCATACTTTATCAACCCCTCTGGTGTATGTGTCAACCATCCTGTGGTTGAATTTGATGGAGCATGGCATCAAATCAAAACCGGCTTAACAAATGTAATTTCAAAAAAACTTACGTGGCCATGTGTTCCAACAAGCCTCCGTACAGCACAGTCATGTTGTCGTCTGTGACATTTCTATCAATTTCAAGCCCACAGCAGTAGCACCAGAAAGTCTTCTTGTGCTGGGTGCAGTCAAACTTTTCTACCTGGGGTTTTTTAAGTGTCCGGCGAGCCTCCTTTACCTATGAGACAGTAAGTAAAGCAAGCTAAAGTTACCCTTAAACATTATGTCTTGGTTTGTAGCACAAGGTTTAAAACACAATTTTTTTGTTGAAAATGTGTCACTCAAAATGTGACAACAATTATGATTTACTTTGCGACAACGGTTGCAGCTACTGTTTGCATCATGGTTAGTACGGTCAATTTCGTTGAGGTGGGAGTAATATGAGCACAAAATACGTATATATCAGTCATAGTTATTTGAAAACAACCTACTAACCTTTTCTAAGAATTTTAAAAGAACCACTCTTAGTGTGCTTTGGTGATTTTTCCCGAAGATATGTTTCTTCCCGGTGAATGTTGTCTGTCTACATATAGCACAGTAATATGCACCCATTTAGACAGTGTTTAAAACCCCGTAAATGAACTAAAGCTGAATGGAAACAGACCCCGAGCTAAAAACAAATATTTCGATGCATGTTTACTTAATTCCTAGTATATCTGCAACGAAAGGACACACGCAATCTTATATTTTAACAAATACTTCGCTTCAGGAAGCTTTGCCGTGCCGATATGTTTCCCCCCGGAAGTAGACAGGATGGGCCATGTGGTGCGGTTGTTAAACTCTTCCGATGTTGATTCcaatgaaaaatacatttttggGTATTAGTAAAGTGAATATTCAGAGTTCCCTTGGTGTTTAAATGTCATAGTTAGCTGAGCTGTGTTTTGTGGTCTTCTCTGTATATTTTTTGTTCTGTTTGGATAAGTTAATCAATAACTCTGTTCCACACTCCAACACAGAAGGTGGCGGCAATGAGCCTGCTATAACAAAGAATAGCGGAAGTAAACGATGGATGTTTTAAAGTAAACATTACCAGCGCTGTCAGCTAAGCATAATTGTTTGCCTGCAGGATTTTTAAATTCAAAGACAATACTGTACTCAAAGATTATGTGCATATTAAATCGACATTTAAGCAACAATGTCTTCAGTGGAGTATTTGAGAGTATTTGTGAGCCAGCGACTGACTGCTGCAGCTGAAGAAATATTTGGAGTTTTTAAAACAACGATCGTGGAGTATGAGGAAGAGATCGCTCGTCAACGCAAACTATTGGATATAGTTTTGAGACCTGAAATACATTTACGCAGTATAGGTGAGAACCCCGTGAATTATCAATCTGTACTAAATGTATAATATGTTTTTTAGCAGCTATACTATACCATTAGCCTGTGAGCACCCTATAAGGTTGTTGACGAGTGTGTCATTCGTTTTGGATACAGCCTGTCAGAAAAATGATGGAAACTCATGCAATatcctacactgaacaaaaatataaatgcaacacttttatttttgctcccatttttcatgagatgaactcaaagatctaaaacattttctatatacacaaaataaccatttatctcaaatattgttcacaaatctgaaaaaatctgtgatagtgagcacttctcctttgccgagataatccatcccacctcacaggtgtggcatatcaagatgctgattagacagcatgattattgcacaggtgtgccttaggctggccacaataaaaggccacacagcacaatgccacagatgtcgcaagttttgagggagcgtgcaattggcatgctgacagcaggaatgtccggcatgctgacagcaggaatgtccaccagagctgttgcccgtgaattgaatgttcatttctctaccataagccgtctccaaaggcctttcagagaatttggcagtacatccaaccggcctcacaaccgcagaccatgtgtaaccacaccagcccaggatctccacatccagcatgttcacctccaagatcgaccagccactcggacagctgctgcaacaatcggtttgcataaccaaagaatttctgcacaaactgtctgaaaccatctcagggaagctcatctgcatgctcgtcgtcctcatcggggtctcgacctgattccggttcgtcgtcgtaaccgacttgagtgggcaaatgctcacattcgatggcgtctggcacgttggagaggtgttctctccacggatgaatcccggttttcactgttcagggcagatggcagacagcgtgtgtggcgttgtgtgggtgagcggttttctgatgtcaatgttgtgaatcgagtggcccatggtggtggtggggttatggtatgggcaggcgtatgttatggacgatgaacacaggtgcattttattgatggcattgtgaatgcacagagataccgtgacgagatcctgaggcccattgttgtgccattcatccacgaccatcacctcatgttgcagcatgataatggaacttgcgtaccatgctgcgaatggatctggcccttcctacatccaggacatggttaaaccgtacaccccagcaccagggtttccgctaggattttttctcgccggtcaaatgtcctggcagaatttattttaccggacacatttgaaacttaccggtcataattcaataataataataagagttgtgtagcagagtttccataagcaggtaattaccggactatgagcagatatgcttcagtttaaaactcagttcacagggctcatttttatattgcttcagtttataatcgtgacagatcgaaaaattctgattcatttttcaataaatgattccacaaacaacataattattacattcaaacaaactacttgtagatgatgtacattattcaaaagtttacattacatttgaataataacacgggagaaacggatcctctcttttcccctctccctcctgacagcacgtcagtttctcatgcagctcgctaaacagagggcggggcttcaggtgattatgcagagctgcgtgtctcggtcagactcagcagctgatctgatctctctctcgcgtccggttatacttcactcgcgtttatgtccatatcgatcagatccagctctcctgatcggcctttatagagagcaccgatcaaactattaagagtgaatatcggccgataatgaccggtggCCGATCGaccggagcctccctaattattaccagacattttgaccggcaggttttgaatttaccggtttttaataaatgttaccagctaaaaaccggtaattaccggctaacggaaaccctgcccagcacgtgcactccgctctgcatcaaccaaacggctcgctgcaccctcgctgcgaagtggacccaagttcccatcagcaaaaacacgtgggtttgctatcctggctccaaaatggtggaatgagctccccattgacatcaggacagcagatagcttacacaccttccggcgcagactgaaaactcatctctttcgactccacttcgagcgatagaattattaacaaagcacttatatactaataaaggactggcttacctaaagccagttgagtagcacttgaaatgtttttgctctatgaaacctgatgtacttatatgattctgttttcttcaagtttttattttggtggtcgaacgcacttattgtacgtcgctttggataaaagcgtcagctaaatgcaatgtaatgtaatgtaatgtaatgcacggccccatgttgcaaggatctgtacacaattcctggaggctgaaaacatcccagttcttgcatggccagcatactcaccggacatgtcacccattgagcatgtttgggatgctctggatcggcgtatacgacagcgtgttccagttcctgccaatatccagcaatttcgcacagccattgaagaggagtggaccaacattccacaggccacaatcaacaacctgatcaactctatgcgaaggagatgtgttgcactgcgtgaggcaaatggtggtcacaccagatactgactggttttcggacccccccaatgaagcaaaactgcacgtttcagagtggccttttattgtggctagcctaaggcacacctgtgcaataatcatgctgtctaatcagcatcttgatatgccacacctgtgagatggattatctcggcaaaggagaagtgctcagtcactatcacagattttttcagatttgtgaacaatatttgagagaaatggttattttgtgtatatagaaaatgttttagatctttgagttcatctcatgaaaaatgggagcaaaaacaaaaatgttgcatttatatttttgttcagtgtatattttGAATATAGACTTGTGTACATTTGCTCTGGTGGTGTCACTTTTTCTGACACAACACTACCTTTTTCTTTTGTCCCTCCAGAGCTTCCACAGCAGTATATCTATCAGAAGGAGGAGGTTCTCACTGACCAGCAGCTCTGTAGTCAGGAAAGGAACTCCAGTCTGGACCAAGAGGACCCAGAGCCTCCACAGATCAAagaggaacaggaggaactccaCACTGTTCAGGAGGAAGAGCAGCTTGTACTGAAGCATGAGACTGAGGCCTTTATGGTGACTCCTACTGATGAAGGAAATGAGCATAGTGAAGATCAGAACTTTAATTCATATGAGATTTTAAGTGCAGCTAATAAAGAGTGTGTCGGCAACATACC
Proteins encoded in this region:
- the cenatac gene encoding centrosomal AT-AC splicing factor, with protein sequence MGAYYCAICRQTTFTGKKHIFGKNHQSTLRVVLLKFLEKVKEARRTLKKPQVEKFDCTQHKKTFWCYCCGLEIDRNVTDDNMTVLYGGLLEHMATPEHRRNTHKFWWENKADPKLRDKVIVTEEETERFKVEVAKALESFVEQEDEFIKQQADYIRTQEKNRQEVLQSLLEREAESELFNGANGTDLSAEETVSSQFTLQGSDQQARSSFVQSMVKAPRAATGQGLTFIGYQLQDTSNRGNVHTGAVPPWLQEDPLEGTSGAAAHPEIGPSLQGFLKQKEQEKLKKLPPNRVGANFDHSSQTDANWLPSFGRVWNSGRRWQSRHQFRQEEGQKRKKKREPGTEGSKRAKPTEQTTQSDNP